One genomic segment of Sander lucioperca isolate FBNREF2018 chromosome 10, SLUC_FBN_1.2, whole genome shotgun sequence includes these proteins:
- the plekhg6 gene encoding uncharacterized protein plekhg6, with protein MDPTKLSLSSKALHVNGGGNDSLMEEASVPWRDGVDVERQRDTETREPDDVDGTTAAADINHHHRGSADKHKFNTLGYQRRTKQKVVTDFATVTKGSKPRGALRQVLFSQGVSEKSEERGQLEVLKQCLGAYALPANLKWRWKEESQGTTLENNWTDIVHSHSTMSKMQKHQQEALWEFVHTELTYINKLIVIKDLVIAALVNLHQHGFLLEVTPELLFSNLPSILTAHQLFWQEVIYPMLQEVRRTGNPFDPMMLEAGCLQFPKRFFSYKNYCWEEENNLEFTRRHIESNPHFLTYVQWVETHPQCERMRLGDMQAKPHQRITKYPLLLKAVLKTTQDPHVQHTLRGMLSSVNSFLESINNYLKLKDEELALTINAQRVEGYEVEGINEDIDKHVRMICQFDLTCPISGVGPNVVRKLLLEENLKIRGRKDSKLEVVALLFSDVLLMTKVQKKGERLKVVQPPLALDRTYCIALKDGCSFVLVEVGELRSAMNVYIFAACTSESCSTWVSTINQAKEKLRNLRQTESNRQLENWKSQQLEAKPVTEAKKDDMEREEQPLTQSRQYTFVDELTEEFIIPRSINGMLAYKEAEEQPLDDVANNNPVVSFWQPHQPIDNGRKLVKKGFAVQQQKVKGYEWIEMGVRGEEVGIHTEEEEKMAESLITGKERLIWNHRAHSAPNLDHFTHSIEVDPSRYNTTGPHALLYPDVDYPTDEHSTLQPPHKPAISREGPEVFRLPGEGEISKRNSDSQSVNQDSRRNSYSQSGQMENSPEAWGCSKNLRSPGLRRRRPISNAQGSSYQTSRQFFQGSEQAWSDSNSYSLPNSNSDLKRNSLPPGSDSHRVLKLGSLKPWNMHDRVSPDPQTLSESELPDLNFCKRVKTQRSASIPNIIIKGGHGLCVGSSSLHTLPQADDAPFPISRHNPARHSPLEGLLERAKERDGFKRDRNLKMDNLKSRYPPPSPSFSTTSSPPPSDGDRDTDWEEEVELMRHRALTVSKGWKEHLVDGYEDDKKNNDFTDGVNVDWPGWCFDDDEVMDHLRPGGEGFMESISRSLAFLDIHRLSEQEDGEYSQV; from the exons CCTTTCCTCAAAGGCACTGCATGTAAATGGTGGGGGAAATGATTCACTGATGGAAGAAGCATCAGTGCCGTGGCGAGACGGTGTGGATGTGGAGAGGCAGAGGGACACAGAAACCAGAGAGCCAGACGATGTTGATGGGacgacagcagctgcagatatAAACCATCACCACAGGGGGTCAGCAGACAAACACAAGTTCAATACGTTGGGCTATCAG AGGCGGACCAAGCAGAAGGTCGTGACTGACTTTGCAACAGTGACTAAGGGATCCAAACCCAGAGGTGCACTGAGACAGGTCCTGTTCAGTCAGGGAGTGTCTGAGAAGTCTGAG GAGCGAGGTCAGCTGGAGGTGTTGAAGCAGTGTCTGGGGGCCTACGCTTTGCCGGCCAATCTAAAGTGGAGGTGGAAGGAGGAAAGTCAGGGAACCACGCTGGAAAATAACTGGACCGATATAGTGCACTCTCATTCA ACGATGTCTAAGATGCAGAAACACCAACAGGAGGCGCTGTGGGAGTTTGTCCACACTGAGCTCACCTACATCAACAAGCTCATTGTCATCAAAGAT TTGGTTATTGCAGCTCTAGTCAACCTGCACCAGCATGGATTTCTCCTGGAG GTGACCCCTGAGCTACTTTTCTCCaaccttccctccatcctcacAGCACACCAGCTGTTCTGGCAGGAGGTGATTTATCCCATGTTACAGGAAGTCCGGAGGACAGGCAATCCCTTTGACCCCATGATGTTAGAGGCCGGTTGCCTGCAG TTCCCCAAGCGCTTCTTTTCATATAAGAATTACTGTTGGGAGGAGGAAAACAATCTGGAGTTCACACGCAGGCACATCGAGAGCAACCCACATTTTCTCACTTACGTTCAG TGGGTGGAGACTCACCCTCAGTGTGAGCGGATGCGGCTCGGGGACATGCAGGCCAAACCCCATCAGAGGATCACAAAGTACCCTCTGCTGCTCAAGGCCGTGCTGAAAACTACCCAGGATCCTCATGTACAGCACACACTCAGAGGCATG TTATCCAGTGTAAACAGTTTTTTGGAGAGCATCAATAACTACCTGAAGCTAAAAGATGAGGAACTCGCTCTCACCATCAATGCTCAGAGGGTGGAGGGATACGAGGTGGAGGGAATAAATGAAGACATTGACAAG catgTCCGAATGATCTGCCAGTTTGACCTAACATGCCCCATCAGCGGAGTAGGTCCAAACGTTGTTCGAAAGCTCCTGCTGGAGGAAAACTTGAAGATTCGGGGGAGGAAAGACAGCAAG CTGGAGGTGGTGGCTCTACTTTTCTCAGATGTGCTTCTAATGACCAAAGTCCAGAAGAAAGGAGAGCGGCTGAAGGTAGTTCAACCTCCTCTGGCCCTCGACAGAACATATTGCATAGCACTGAAAGATGGCT gTTCCTTTGTTCTTGTGGAGGTAGGTGAGCTTCGGAGTGCTATGAATGTCTACATATTTGCAGCTTGCACCTCAGAGAGCTGCTCCACATGGGTCTCCACCATCAACCAGGCGAAG GAAAAACTGAGAAatctgagacagacagagagcaacAGACAACTGGAAAACTGGAAAAGCCAGCAGCTTGAGGCCAAACCTGTCACAGAAGCCAAGAAGGATGATATGGAGAGAGAAGAACAACCTCTTACGCAATCAAGACAATATACTTTTGTGGATGAACTTACAGAGGAATTTATTATCCCCCGATCAATAAATGGGATGTTGGCGTATAAAGAAGCAGAGGAACAACCTCTAGATGATGTGGCCAATAACAATCCTGTTGTATCTTTTTGGCAACCCCATCAGCCCATCGACAATGGCCGTAAATTAGTGAAAAAGGGCTTTGCTGTTCAGCAACAAAAAGTCAAAGGATATGAATGGATAGAAATGGGAGTGAGAGGAGAAGAAGTCGGGATccacacagaggaagaagagaaaatGGCTGAATCTCTGATAACAGGAAAGGAAAGGTTGATCTGGAACCACAGAGCGCACTCTGCCCCTAATCTGGATCATTTCACTCACAGTATTGAAGTTGATCCATCAAGATACAACACAACTGGACCACATGCTCTCTTATATCCAGATGTTGACTACCCAACAGACGAACATAGTACTTTACAACCTCCTCACAAACCAGCAATATCCAGGGAGGGGCCTGAGGTTTTTAGACTACCAGGAGAAGGAGAAATATCAAAGAGAAACTCTGATTCCCAGTCTGTTAACCAGGACTCCAGGAGAAATTCCTACAGCCAGTCTGGACAAATGGAGAATTCTCCAGAGGCTTGGGGTTGCTCCAAAAATCTGAGGTCACCCGGGTTACGAAGGAGGAGGCCAATCAGTAATGCTCAGGGCTCCTCTTATCAGACGTCTAGGCAGTTCTTCCAAGGCTCAGAACAGGCTTGGTCTGATTCAAACAGCTACTCTCTCCCCAACTCAAACAGTGACCTGAAGAGAAACTCTCTTCCTCCTGGCTCAGATTCACACCGGGTGCTAAAGCTGGGCTCCCTGAAGCCATGGAACATGCATGATAGAGTCTCTCCAGACCCCCAAACATTGTCTGAATCTGAGCTTCCTGATCTTAACTTCTGTAAGAGAGTGAAAACCCAAAGGAGTGCCTCCATTCCTAACATTATCATTAAAGGAGGCCATGGACTTTGTGTGGGCTCAAGTAGTCTGCACACGTTACCTCAAGCAGATGATGCACCTTTCCCCATCTCAAGACATAATCCAGCCAGACACTCGCCTCTGGAGGGTCTTTTGGAAAGAGCcaaagagagagatggattCAAAAGAGACAGAAATTTGAAAATGGACAATTTAAAGTCGAGGTATCCTCCTCCTTCCCCCTCATTTTCCACcacatcatcaccaccacccagtgatggagacagagacacagactgggaggaggaggtggagctgATGAGACACAGAGCCCTCACAGTGAGTAAAGGATGGAAGGAGCACCTGGTGGACGGATATGAAGATGACAAGAAGAACAA TGACTTTACAGACGGAGTAAATGTGGACTGGCCCGGTTGGTGctttgatgatgatgaagtCATGGATCATTTACGACCTGGAGGCGAAGGGTTTATGGAGAGCATCAGCCGATCTTTGGCCTTCTTGGATATCCACAGACTTTCAGAGCAAGAGGACGGGGAGTATAGTCAGGTGTAG
- the LOC116049702 gene encoding uncharacterized protein LOC116049702: protein MLLEYFIFGLITFLMPGAQSEETEVFAEAGSQAVLPCKCNPSSPFIPSIVWSKANKGTVWRKQKSGLQYWGSSWSSKGTQRIQCPHGQFERGNFNLQINNVMGEDGGVYSCRVEHRDQVTVNVVILRIIEVSVSSSISIWGNDVSISCNVTPWPYGASVHWMLNNSPFVPQTENASNKDTAKSVVREKATARLTGNWTCVMDYKGKEGRASAALTVKGIIHPSKDNTQVYAALASAVTLPCVFSPGLIPSNLAWEKLKPEYLFKPAPSRLPASFSQSPFSQRPFDKSATLKEVGFGDEGRYRCSGTIEGQRLTRNMQLVVAKIDSLSKKTGSVTLTCQLTDTSKVTDYEWVHVIYDLNGTQSVRSIQKGKTLSISKVSEENQGEWTCRFYGKEGILGNVTYHIQLMSGLSGQKSSGGSRNTAAVVGLGFLLLVLLLILAQMYKNHQRRKRICQYPALETIVHTVSNEREARNQLKK from the exons atgctGTTGGAGTATTTCATCTTTGGGCTGATTACCTTTCTTATGCcag GGGCTCAAAGTGAGGAAACGGAGGTGTTTGCTGAAGCAGGCTCTCAGGCTGTACTACCCTGTAAATGTAACCCTTCGTCCCCCTTTATCCCCTCCATCGTGTGGAGTAAAGCCAACAAAGG CACTGTTTGGAGAAAGCAAAAGAGCGGTCTGCAGTACTGGGGCTCTAGCTGGTCATCAAAAGGCACCCAACGCATACAATGCCCCCACGGCCAGTTTGAGAGAGGCAATTTCAACCTGCAAATCAACAACGTGATGGGGGAGGATGGAGGAGTTTACTCCTGCAGGGTGGAACACAGAGACCAGGTCACTGTAaacgtggtcatactcagaaTCATTGAAG TGTCCGTCTCTTCATCGATTTCCATATGGGGGAACGATGTTTCGATTAGCTGCAACGTGACCCCTTGGCCTTACGGAGCCTCTGTGCATTGGATGTTGAACAACAGTCCATTTGTGCCTCAGACTGAAAATGCCTCAAACAAAGATACCGCTAAAAGTGTTGTGAGGGAAAAGGCAACAGCAAGACTGACAGGAAACTGGACCTGTGTCATGGACTACAAGGGCAAAGAGGGTCGAGCTTCGGCAGCTCTGACTGTGAAGG GAATTATCCACCCATCTAAAGACAATACTCAAGTGTATGCTGCCTTGGCATCTGCAGTCACACTCCCCTGTGTGTTCTCCCCTGGTTTGATCCCCTCTAATCTAGCCTGGGAGAAACTGAAACCTGAGTATCTTTTTAAACCTGCTCCCAGTCGCCTTCCTGCCTCTTTCTCTCAATCCCCATTCTCTCAGCGACCCTTCGATAAATCTGCCACTTTGAAAGAAGTTGGGTTTGGGGATGAGGGCAGGTACAGATGCTCTGGCACCATTGAAGGACAACGGTTGACTCGAAATATGCAGCTTGTCGTTGCCAAAA TTGATAGCCTGTCAAAGAAAACAGGCTCTGTGACGCTGACCTGCCAACTGACCGACACGAGCAAAGTCACCGACTATGAGTGGGTTCATGTGATCTATGACCTCAATGGCACCCAGTCAGTTAGGTCCATCCAGAAGGGGAAGACCCTGAGCATAAGCAAGGTATCCGAGGAGAACCAGGGTGAATGGACATGTCGTTTCTATGGAAAAGAgggcattttgggaaatgtaaCATACCACATTCAACTAATGA GTGGTCTGAGCGGACAAAAGTCTTCTGGTGGCTCACGTAACACCGCTGCTGTGGTCGGTCTTGGCTTTCTCCTCCTTGTTCTGCTGCTGATTTTGGCTCAGATGTACAAGAACCACCAAAGG AGGAAAAGGATCTGTCAGTACCCTGCGCTGGAGACCATTGTTCATACAGTCTCCAATGAGCGGGAGGCGAGGAACCAATTGAAAAAGTAA
- the mrpl51 gene encoding 39S ribosomal protein L51, mitochondrial → MAVLGGLLKAGASFCQSAATLLHTARTISTGTCCQIRMHAIPQLKKVDRWTEKRSMYGVYDNIGILGDFKAHPKDLIVAPCWLKAFKGNELQRLIRKKKMVGDRMMTLDKHNLEKRIRFLYRRFNRTGKHR, encoded by the exons ATGGCTGTGTTGGGAGGGTTACTGAAAGCTGGAGCGTCCTTCTGTCAGTCTGCTGCGACTCTGCTACACACAGCCAGGACCATTTCTACTG GCACATGCTGTCAGATCAGGATGCATGCCATCCCTCAGCTGAAGAAGGTGGACAGGTGGACTGAGAAGAGGAGCATGTATGGAGTTTATGATAACATAGGCATCTTAG GGGACTTTAAAGCTCATCCCAAAGACCTGATCGTGGCTCCCTGCTGGCTGAAGGCTTTCAAAGGGAACGAACTGCAGCGTCTAATTAGAAAGAAGAAGATGGTGGGAGACAGAATGATGACTCTGGACAAACACAACTTGGAGAAGAGGATCCGCTTCCTCTACAGACGCTTCAACCGTACTGGCAAACACCGCTAA